CAGCCGGACCGCATGGGCGCGGCCCTGACCGCGCGCGGCCCCGGTGATGAACGCGACTTTGCCTTTCAATGGTCCGGCTGGTGCCAAGTCGATCACCGGCGCAGCTGCCCTTTGTCCGGATCGCCCGCCGGAACGGGTTGCAACATCTTGATGTCCGGCGCCCCGACCAGGTGCTCGCCGACCGCGGTGAACATCTCGATGACCGCTGGCGCTGTGCTATGCGCCTTGAGTGATTCGGCATCGGCCCATTGCTCAACGAAGATGAAGGTCTCGCCCGTTTGGTGCAGCGCGTACAACTGACAGCCAGGTTCGCCGTGCACTTCGTCGACCGCCCGGGTGAGGATGTCGCGAACGGTGTCGACTGATCCAGGTTTGACGGTCAGAGTGGCGACGACGACGACGGGCATGCTGGGGCCTCCTGGAACTCGGACGCTTTTTGGGCACGTCTTGGGGGCGCGGGGTTGGTGCGTCGGGACGCGCCGTGACTTTTGTCACCGTTCGTCACCCTACTCACGCGTCCGGACCACACGGCGCCGATGGGGGGCATAGATCAGAGTTGCCAGTGTGGCGGGTGGTGCAGATGGTGTGGTTGCGACTAGGCTTGCCGTCATGGCTAGCAAGACCGTTGCCCGCTCTAGCACGCGAACGAGCAGGTCAAGGGCCACTTCGCGGGGCGCATCCCGAAGTGCACGACCGGCCGCGCCCAGAAAGAGGTCGAGCAGACCCGTCAAGGCGGTGAGCAGACCCCCCAGACGGCACCATCGGTCCCTGCTGGTCTCCGCCGGACTCACCTGCGGCCGGGCCGCGCGCGCCACCTGGATGATGGCGGCCAAGGGCACCGGCGGCGCCGCGCGCTCGATCGGGCGAGCCCGCGAGATCGAGCCCGGGCATCGCCGTGACGGAATCGCGCTGGTGTTGCTCGGTCTTGCCGTCGTCATCGCCGCAAGCTCGTGGTTCGACGCCGCCCGACCGCTCGGCGCATGGGTCGACGCGGTGCTAAGGACGTTCATCGGCTCGGGCGTCGTCATGCTCCCAGTGATCGCCGCCGCCGTGGCGGTGGTGCTAATGCGAACCGAGCCCAACCCCGATGCGCGGCCCCGGCTGATCCTCGGGGCCAGCCTGATCGCGAGCTCGTTTCTCGGCCTGTGCCACCTATGGGCGGGCTCGCCCGAGGACCCGGAGTCGCGCCGGCGGGCGGCGGGGTTCATCGGTTTCGCTATCGGCGGGCCGCTCTCGGACGGGTTGACCGCCTGGATCGCCGCGCCGCTGTTGTTCATCGGCGCGCTGTTCGGACTGCTGCTGCTGGCCGGGATCACGATCCGGGAAGTGCCCGATGCACTGCGCAGCATGTTCAGCACCCGGTTGTTCCAGCGTGACTACTCCGACGACTACGACGACTACGACGGCTACCACGACTATCAGGACTTCGAGGGTGACGACGCGGACACCGTGGAGGTCGCCCGCGAGGACTTCTCCGACGGCTACTACGACGAGGCGCCGGTGCGCCCCGACGACGGACCACAGGCCTGGCCGTCGGCCCCGGCTGTGGAGACAGAAGACGACGCTCCGACCACTCCGGAACCCGCCGTCGCCCGGACCCGCCGTCGCAGTTCACGCAAACAGACCCAGACCCTGGACCGGGTCGTCGAGGGGCCTTACACGCTGCCGTCGCTGGACCTGCTGATAGCCGGCGATCCGCCCAAGAAACGCAGCGTCGCCAACAGCCACATGGCCGGGGCGATCGGGGAAGTGCTCACCCAGTTCAAGGTGGACGCCGCCGTTACGGGCTGTACCCGCGGGCCCACCGTCACCCGCTACGAAGTCGAGCTGGGACCCGGCGTCAAGGTGGAGAAGATCACCGCGCTGCAGAAGAACATCGCCTACGCCGTGGCCACCGAGAGTGTCCGCATGCTGGCGCCGATCCCCGGCAAGTCGGCCGTCGGCATCGAGGTGCCCAACACCGATCGGGAAATGGTGCGGCTGGCCGACGTACTCACCGCAGCGTCGACCCGCCGCGACCACCATCCGCTGGTGATCGGGCTGGGCAAGGACATCGAAGGCGACTTTATCTCGGCCAACCTGGCCAAGATGCCGCACTTGTTGGTCGCCGGTTCGACGGGATCGGGCAAGTCCAGCTTCGTCAATTCCATGCTGGTCTCACTGCTGACCCGGGCCACTCCCGAAGAGGTCAGGATGATCCTGATTGACCCGAAGATGGTCGAACTGACGCCGTATGAAGGCATTCCGCATCTGATCACGCCGATCATCACCCAGCCGAAGAAAGCCGCTG
The nucleotide sequence above comes from Mycobacterium decipiens. Encoded proteins:
- a CDS encoding FtsK/SpoIIIE family DNA translocase → MASKTVARSSTRTSRSRATSRGASRSARPAAPRKRSSRPVKAVSRPPRRHHRSLLVSAGLTCGRAARATWMMAAKGTGGAARSIGRAREIEPGHRRDGIALVLLGLAVVIAASSWFDAARPLGAWVDAVLRTFIGSGVVMLPVIAAAVAVVLMRTEPNPDARPRLILGASLIASSFLGLCHLWAGSPEDPESRRRAAGFIGFAIGGPLSDGLTAWIAAPLLFIGALFGLLLLAGITIREVPDALRSMFSTRLFQRDYSDDYDDYDGYHDYQDFEGDDADTVEVAREDFSDGYYDEAPVRPDDGPQAWPSAPAVETEDDAPTTPEPAVARTRRRSSRKQTQTLDRVVEGPYTLPSLDLLIAGDPPKKRSVANSHMAGAIGEVLTQFKVDAAVTGCTRGPTVTRYEVELGPGVKVEKITALQKNIAYAVATESVRMLAPIPGKSAVGIEVPNTDREMVRLADVLTAASTRRDHHPLVIGLGKDIEGDFISANLAKMPHLLVAGSTGSGKSSFVNSMLVSLLTRATPEEVRMILIDPKMVELTPYEGIPHLITPIITQPKKAAAALAWLVDEMEQRYQDMQASRVRHIDDFNDKVRSGAITAPLGSQREYRPYPYVVAIVDELADLMMTAPRDVEDAIVRITQKARAAGIHLVLATQRPSVDVVTGLIKTNVPSRLAFATSSLTDSRVILDQAGAEKLIGMGDGLFLPMGASKPIRLQGAFITDEEIHAVVSACKDQAEPEYTEGVTAAKPTGERTDVDPDIGDDMDVFLQAVELVVSSQFGSTSMLQRKLRVGFAKAGRLMDLMETRGIVGPSEGSKAREVLVKPDELAATLAAIRGVSSDSDAGDDLE
- a CDS encoding putative quinol monooxygenase, coding for MPVVVVATLTVKPGSVDTVRDILTRAVDEVHGEPGCQLYALHQTGETFIFVEQWADAESLKAHSTAPAVIEMFTAVGEHLVGAPDIKMLQPVPAGDPDKGQLRR